In Rhodanobacter denitrificans, a single window of DNA contains:
- a CDS encoding TraK domain-containing protein, whose translation MRIRSPWWATSLLALASSVTMAATPVRTAGDATFSGVPSSVVAGIRATPPKAADLQPKQYTFDVRPGAMLRSELARGFLNRIVTPFVSPIVKSISPIKVQTAGSSIFVSVDPAQQEPVVLYVMDKGDELDAVSLMLYPKDVGPVEIDLRRPGVPGGTNPALRYDDSKASSWEQSAPFAETLTNLMRTLAQHKVPPGYDFRTYAASDAMPPCEQAGLRVTPRQVISGHDMVAFVGELTNTTSTPIEFQEQTCGVRGVLAVASWPGPLLQPHQSSEVYVVVRRASLVDGTQVRPSALSVEGVQ comes from the coding sequence ATGAGGATCAGGAGTCCGTGGTGGGCAACGTCCCTTCTGGCGCTCGCATCGAGCGTCACGATGGCGGCGACGCCGGTTCGGACAGCGGGCGACGCAACTTTTTCGGGCGTTCCCAGTTCGGTCGTGGCAGGTATCCGGGCTACACCGCCCAAGGCCGCCGACCTACAGCCCAAGCAGTACACGTTCGATGTCCGACCTGGCGCGATGCTGCGGTCCGAGTTGGCCCGTGGGTTTCTCAACCGGATCGTCACGCCTTTCGTCTCCCCGATCGTCAAGTCCATCTCTCCGATCAAGGTCCAGACCGCCGGTTCGAGCATCTTCGTCTCCGTCGATCCCGCCCAGCAGGAGCCGGTGGTGCTCTATGTGATGGACAAGGGCGATGAGCTCGACGCGGTCTCGCTGATGCTCTATCCGAAGGATGTCGGCCCCGTCGAGATCGACCTGCGGCGCCCGGGCGTGCCTGGCGGCACCAATCCGGCACTGCGCTATGACGACAGCAAGGCGAGTTCGTGGGAGCAAAGTGCTCCTTTCGCGGAAACGCTGACCAACCTGATGCGGACCCTTGCGCAACACAAGGTGCCACCGGGCTACGACTTCCGCACCTACGCAGCTTCAGACGCCATGCCCCCCTGCGAACAAGCGGGATTGCGGGTCACACCACGCCAAGTCATCTCCGGGCACGACATGGTGGCATTCGTTGGCGAGCTGACCAACACCACGTCCACGCCGATTGAGTTCCAGGAGCAGACATGCGGCGTGCGCGGTGTTCTCGCCGTTGCGAGTTGGCCAGGCCCGCTCCTGCAGCCGCATCAGAGCAGTGAGGTGTATGTCGTTGTGCGCCGCGCCAGCCTTGTGGACGGTACTCAAGTGCGTCCCTCTGCCCTGAGCGTGGAGGGCGTCCAGTGA
- a CDS encoding TrbI/VirB10 family protein, with translation MKGLKNLNAKQRRNIVIYGAVALFVVAAWQLSRPGVLTNTAPPVNAKDLLGNADSHAMGIASIDRQVQSAQSDNAAMKSQIDALKAELKAQRDGGGSTPLPAQSTPVAATQPAPTGLPPPPVPTVSPNGLNAPQGYGGAGDGASQGGAPDIQTWGENVAPSTVRTSNGPQPMTVGQSSAPAPAPEPAQASTTGTPAQASAPKVFVPAGTMLTGVLLTGVDAPTGRDASSHPIPLLIRVKEDAILPNEYRADYRECFIVGSAMGDLSSERAYMRGETLSCVARNGGVIQAPLQMWGTGEDGKAGMRGTLVSKQGSILAKAMLAGFASGIGQAFKPTQATTITTNGNPYPTIPMGTAGRMAGMSGVSSAADQVASYYLQLADAEFPVIEISAGRPVTFIVERGAELAKLEGSK, from the coding sequence GTGAAGGGCCTCAAGAACCTCAATGCAAAACAGCGCCGCAACATCGTCATCTACGGCGCTGTCGCGCTGTTCGTCGTGGCTGCATGGCAGCTTAGCCGCCCGGGTGTTCTGACCAACACGGCGCCCCCGGTGAATGCGAAGGACCTTCTCGGGAACGCCGACTCCCATGCAATGGGCATCGCGTCGATCGACCGCCAGGTGCAGTCGGCGCAGTCAGACAACGCCGCGATGAAGAGCCAGATCGACGCGCTCAAAGCCGAACTGAAAGCGCAACGCGACGGAGGCGGCAGCACGCCGCTCCCTGCGCAGAGCACGCCCGTGGCCGCCACGCAGCCGGCTCCGACCGGCCTCCCGCCACCGCCGGTACCGACGGTCAGTCCCAATGGTCTGAACGCTCCGCAGGGCTATGGTGGGGCAGGGGATGGCGCAAGCCAGGGCGGCGCACCGGACATCCAGACGTGGGGCGAAAACGTCGCTCCATCCACGGTGCGGACCTCCAACGGACCTCAGCCGATGACGGTCGGCCAGTCGTCGGCACCAGCGCCCGCGCCGGAACCCGCACAGGCGTCGACTACTGGTACCCCAGCTCAAGCGTCCGCCCCGAAGGTTTTCGTGCCCGCAGGCACCATGCTGACGGGTGTGCTGCTCACCGGCGTAGACGCGCCGACCGGGCGCGACGCGTCCTCGCACCCGATTCCCCTGCTGATCCGCGTCAAAGAGGACGCCATCTTGCCGAATGAGTACCGCGCGGATTATCGCGAGTGCTTCATCGTCGGCTCGGCCATGGGGGATCTCAGTTCCGAGCGAGCCTACATGCGAGGCGAGACGTTGAGCTGCGTGGCCCGCAACGGTGGCGTCATCCAGGCGCCTCTGCAGATGTGGGGGACCGGAGAAGACGGCAAGGCCGGCATGCGCGGCACGCTGGTGAGCAAGCAGGGCAGCATCTTGGCCAAGGCGATGTTGGCTGGTTTCGCCTCCGGCATTGGGCAGGCGTTCAAGCCTACGCAGGCCACCACGATCACGACGAACGGGAATCCCTATCCAACGATCCCGATGGGCACGGCCGGCCGCATGGCGGGCATGAGTGGTGTCTCGAGCGCGGCTGACCAGGTGGCGAGTTACTACCTGCAGCTCGCCGACGCCGAGTTCCCCGTCATCGAAATCAGTGCGGGCCGCCCGGTGACCTTCATCGTCGAGCGCGGCGCGGAGCTGGCCAAACTGGAGGGTTCGAAGTGA
- the traV gene encoding type IV conjugative transfer system lipoprotein TraV codes for MKAIIRFVAAFAVGATLTGCATTKYQCPTPTGVACSSAPDVYHMTDAPGRAGMSAASGVFVPKKGRHAAVPAAAQPAAAPAAEVVPLPKAGDVIPIREQARVMRVWIAPWVDTNGNLTMASRVYTEIEPKRWSVGTEAESTSTNFYPLQVQSPAPATPAQTSASTPGLPAATPGTDSQLP; via the coding sequence GTGAAGGCGATCATTCGATTCGTGGCGGCGTTTGCGGTTGGCGCGACCCTGACGGGATGCGCCACGACCAAGTACCAGTGCCCGACGCCTACGGGCGTGGCGTGTTCGTCGGCGCCGGACGTCTATCACATGACCGATGCCCCAGGCCGCGCGGGGATGTCTGCCGCCAGCGGGGTCTTCGTTCCAAAGAAGGGGCGCCACGCCGCTGTACCTGCGGCCGCGCAGCCGGCCGCGGCGCCGGCGGCCGAGGTTGTGCCCCTGCCGAAGGCAGGCGACGTGATCCCGATCCGCGAGCAAGCACGCGTCATGCGCGTGTGGATTGCGCCCTGGGTGGACACGAACGGCAATCTGACGATGGCTTCGCGCGTCTACACCGAGATCGAGCCGAAGCGCTGGTCGGTCGGCACGGAAGCTGAGTCGACGTCGACAAACTTCTACCCCCTACAGGTCCAGTCGCCCGCGCCGGCGACCCCTGCACAGACATCCGCCTCCACGCCTGGGCTGCCCGCTGCGACGCCCGGCACGGACAGCCAGCTGCCCTAA
- the traA gene encoding TraA family conjugative transfer protein, whose amino-acid sequence MSKRQERLVGYLLVAVVLALLVAEPVFAGTTSGGSSPFTSMVQLLTGWLKGGLGMLIALLALGVGLVAGVSRGSIGGALSCVGVAIAAYWGPDILQGIFGATVLAPHYVTVALL is encoded by the coding sequence ATGAGCAAACGACAGGAGCGCCTCGTCGGCTATCTCCTCGTCGCCGTCGTGTTGGCGCTGCTGGTGGCCGAGCCGGTGTTCGCCGGCACGACGTCCGGTGGTAGCAGCCCGTTCACCTCGATGGTGCAGCTGCTTACGGGCTGGCTGAAGGGAGGCTTGGGCATGTTGATCGCCCTGCTGGCGCTTGGCGTTGGCCTGGTCGCCGGCGTGAGCCGGGGCTCGATCGGCGGCGCACTGAGCTGCGTCGGTGTGGCGATCGCCGCGTACTGGGGCCCGGACATCCTCCAGGGGATCTTCGGCGCCACGGTACTCGCGCCGCACTACGTCACCGTGGCCTTGCTGTAA
- the traC gene encoding type IV secretion system protein TraC produces MGTFLSRPLHLFTQLLIKLIRLLFGGDPWPTFETEVMPGWLQAIGYLDREALYQLDNHSLGFAFTGPPMSGVQGATFEKLAGLLQGQLPADTVMQFMLWTSPDMEATLTRYTLDRLRAEGDFLQQTCKEFAAYYRDGATNSVVKGNDIRLRDVRLVITGKVPVGKEPTLEDVRKVMEVRDVVSAGLRACGFHLEMMKPAAYLRFMQTIFNWRGDAAWRQSPVTDYDDEAALTEQILDFNNEVRVDENGLWLGDHRARVLSPKGYPSQAAFGQAYAYLGEVMTGANGLRDPTLLCMNLWFRDRESEAAAIGKETMWVTNQAGQAITRFRPEILDQKRSFDLASKQIGDGDRIIRMCFGMVVITPDDKTSLASVANAQAYMRTFGFKMMEDKYFCGPMFGNFMPFGTDVVSHSAMRRWKRTTARGVAPLLPVMAEWRGTGTPSLLLVSRNGQLMSLSNWDSETNFNVAVAAESGSGKSFLAQTLLQNARMTGDRFWIVDKGKSYRNIVEMMGGQRLTFGADSTLCLNPWTIVEDYEADEDLLYSLISAMAALNDPLSDVQAAEVKRLMRLTFQAVGREAMTIDHLAEVLLEQEDRRIRDVGTQLHPFTRHGGYGRLFHGRNNYEVDNPVILLELDDLEGRAHLQRVVLLQLMFQIRREMGRLPRTLRKYLLIDEAWELLAGNGVAGGTDPVADFVGKAYRQFRKHNGGAVTITQSISDYFQNEVTRTIWQNSAHKWLLGQRPEAIESAKREGQLEVGEHGFRLLRGVHTVKGEYSEIFMHTPFGYGVGRLIVPPVFRKLFSTTATDVGRITEMRAHGMPLMAAIQRLAREDGIVADATGGSQ; encoded by the coding sequence ATGGGCACCTTCCTGAGCAGGCCACTTCACCTTTTCACGCAGCTGCTCATCAAGCTGATTCGGCTGCTGTTCGGTGGCGACCCGTGGCCGACGTTTGAGACGGAGGTGATGCCCGGATGGCTCCAGGCCATCGGCTACCTCGATCGCGAGGCGCTCTACCAGCTGGACAATCACTCGCTGGGCTTCGCCTTTACCGGCCCACCCATGTCCGGTGTGCAAGGTGCGACCTTCGAGAAACTGGCCGGCCTCCTACAGGGGCAGCTGCCGGCAGATACCGTCATGCAGTTCATGCTCTGGACGAGTCCGGACATGGAGGCGACGCTCACCCGCTACACGCTCGACCGGCTGCGAGCGGAAGGCGACTTCCTCCAGCAGACCTGCAAGGAGTTCGCCGCGTACTACCGGGACGGCGCGACCAACAGCGTCGTGAAAGGCAACGACATTCGACTGCGCGACGTGCGCCTCGTCATCACCGGCAAGGTTCCCGTGGGCAAAGAGCCCACGCTGGAGGACGTTCGCAAGGTCATGGAGGTCCGGGACGTCGTGAGTGCGGGCTTGCGAGCCTGCGGGTTCCATCTGGAGATGATGAAGCCCGCGGCCTACCTGCGATTCATGCAGACCATTTTCAACTGGCGCGGCGATGCCGCATGGCGCCAGTCGCCCGTCACCGACTATGACGACGAAGCGGCGCTCACCGAGCAGATCCTCGACTTCAACAACGAAGTGCGGGTCGACGAGAACGGGCTCTGGTTGGGGGACCACCGCGCTCGCGTGCTGTCGCCCAAGGGCTACCCATCCCAGGCAGCGTTCGGGCAGGCCTACGCGTATCTGGGCGAAGTCATGACCGGGGCCAATGGTCTCCGGGACCCGACCCTGCTGTGCATGAACCTCTGGTTCCGCGACCGCGAAAGCGAGGCGGCGGCAATCGGCAAGGAAACGATGTGGGTCACGAATCAGGCCGGCCAGGCCATCACGCGGTTCCGTCCCGAGATTCTCGATCAAAAGCGTAGCTTCGACCTGGCCAGCAAGCAGATCGGCGATGGTGATCGCATCATCCGCATGTGCTTCGGCATGGTAGTGATCACGCCTGACGACAAGACCTCGCTCGCGTCGGTAGCCAATGCCCAAGCCTACATGCGGACGTTCGGCTTCAAGATGATGGAGGACAAGTACTTCTGCGGCCCCATGTTCGGCAACTTCATGCCGTTCGGGACGGACGTGGTCTCGCATTCGGCGATGCGCCGCTGGAAGCGGACGACGGCGCGCGGTGTGGCGCCGCTGCTGCCGGTCATGGCCGAGTGGCGCGGAACCGGCACGCCGTCGCTGCTGCTGGTCTCGCGCAACGGCCAACTGATGTCGCTCTCCAACTGGGATTCGGAGACCAACTTCAATGTGGCAGTGGCCGCCGAATCGGGTAGCGGCAAGAGCTTCCTGGCCCAGACGCTGCTGCAGAACGCCCGTATGACCGGCGACCGGTTCTGGATCGTCGACAAGGGCAAGAGTTACCGGAACATCGTGGAGATGATGGGCGGCCAGCGCCTGACGTTCGGGGCAGACTCAACGCTCTGCCTGAACCCGTGGACGATCGTCGAGGACTACGAGGCGGACGAGGACCTGCTCTACAGCCTCATCAGTGCGATGGCCGCCCTGAACGATCCATTGAGCGACGTGCAGGCGGCCGAGGTGAAGCGCCTCATGCGTCTGACCTTCCAGGCGGTCGGCCGTGAAGCGATGACGATCGACCACCTTGCCGAGGTACTGCTCGAGCAGGAGGATCGCCGCATTCGCGACGTCGGCACGCAGCTCCATCCGTTCACGCGTCACGGCGGTTACGGGCGTCTCTTCCACGGGCGCAACAACTATGAGGTCGACAACCCGGTCATTCTCCTCGAGCTAGACGATCTCGAGGGACGTGCGCACCTCCAGCGCGTCGTATTGCTGCAGCTCATGTTCCAGATCCGGCGCGAGATGGGCCGTCTGCCTCGCACGCTGCGCAAGTACCTGCTGATTGACGAGGCCTGGGAACTGCTCGCCGGCAATGGCGTGGCAGGCGGCACCGATCCAGTCGCGGATTTCGTGGGCAAGGCCTATCGCCAGTTCCGCAAGCACAACGGCGGCGCGGTGACGATCACTCAATCCATTAGCGACTACTTCCAGAACGAGGTAACCCGGACGATCTGGCAGAACAGTGCGCACAAGTGGCTGTTGGGGCAGCGCCCCGAGGCCATCGAATCAGCCAAGCGCGAGGGGCAACTGGAAGTTGGCGAACACGGGTTCCGCCTGCTGAGGGGTGTGCACACCGTCAAGGGCGAGTACTCCGAAATCTTCATGCATACGCCGTTTGGTTACGGCGTCGGACGTCTGATCGTGCCGCCGGTGTTCCGCAAGCTCTTCTCCACGACGGCAACCGACGTCGGGCGCATTACCGAGATGCGGGCGCACGGCATGCCGTTGATGGCCGCGATACAGCGCCTGGCGCGTGAAGACGGCATCGTGGCTGATGCGACGGGAGGTTCCCAGTGA
- a CDS encoding S26 family signal peptidase gives MLLVGIAALVCAAQYALRHYRVGYSQESEQSIGSAWTLVRLKTGPVPVGAYGVFVVDGRVSRFSAGTRFVKKIVGGPGDLVEVKATGTWVNGQLVAGPLDILPVLHQQATAFERTLILGRGEYFAVGTRPHSYDSRYWGPVRAGQFIGQATLL, from the coding sequence ATGCTGCTGGTGGGCATCGCGGCGCTGGTGTGCGCCGCCCAGTACGCGCTGCGGCACTATCGCGTCGGGTACAGCCAGGAATCGGAGCAGTCCATCGGCTCAGCGTGGACCCTCGTGCGCTTGAAGACGGGTCCGGTACCTGTCGGCGCCTATGGGGTGTTTGTCGTTGATGGACGGGTTAGCCGGTTCTCTGCGGGGACGCGGTTCGTCAAGAAGATCGTCGGCGGTCCGGGTGACCTGGTCGAAGTGAAGGCCACTGGCACCTGGGTCAATGGACAGCTCGTGGCTGGCCCTCTCGACATCCTGCCCGTGCTCCATCAGCAGGCCACCGCCTTTGAGCGGACCCTGATCCTCGGGCGCGGCGAATACTTCGCCGTCGGCACGCGCCCCCATTCCTACGACAGCCGCTACTGGGGACCTGTTCGCGCAGGCCAGTTCATTGGCCAGGCCACCCTGCTGTGA
- a CDS encoding TrbC family F-type conjugative pilus assembly protein produces the protein MAAQDVRADVQAQAAAALRDGTAAKQRVLQRDRAALTETISTANAKRDAQLQAMYRDHLPANVKAAEQKPGTRILMFASMSMTRTDMHGMMEAALADPRVTIEFIGGPRDGGVGALMHWLNDIAQGMKERPAIAINPPDFEKYHVAEVPYAVVVRDGAAVARVGGVVSPKWIDSQLATRDGDLGTYGRMSSVIEENMTAYLADRVKHFDWSGYTQRAVAGFWRGLAMPSVPHASTSETYQIDPTITVTHDIRTPDGIVLARAGQKVNPLDTAPIAETLLVFDASDADERAFARHQVQLAAGKPIVAMSTTVPATAGDGWATWRAWQAEVGTHLFAYLPAMAKRLNLTGSPSIVRQEGRLLTVQQIALPRKEAP, from the coding sequence TTGGCCGCGCAGGACGTGCGTGCCGATGTGCAGGCGCAAGCCGCCGCGGCGCTGCGGGATGGCACGGCGGCGAAGCAGCGCGTGCTGCAACGGGACCGTGCCGCGCTGACAGAGACGATCTCGACGGCAAACGCAAAGCGAGATGCGCAGCTCCAGGCGATGTATCGGGACCATCTGCCGGCCAACGTCAAGGCCGCCGAGCAGAAGCCTGGCACGCGGATTCTGATGTTCGCCTCGATGTCGATGACCCGTACGGACATGCACGGCATGATGGAGGCGGCCCTTGCCGATCCACGGGTGACGATCGAGTTCATCGGCGGCCCGCGTGACGGTGGCGTCGGTGCGCTGATGCACTGGCTCAATGACATTGCCCAAGGGATGAAAGAAAGGCCGGCGATCGCGATCAATCCGCCGGACTTTGAGAAATACCACGTCGCCGAGGTGCCGTACGCCGTCGTGGTGCGAGATGGCGCGGCCGTTGCCCGGGTGGGCGGCGTCGTTTCGCCGAAGTGGATCGACTCGCAGCTTGCCACCCGTGATGGTGATCTCGGCACCTATGGCCGCATGAGCTCGGTCATCGAGGAGAACATGACGGCCTACCTCGCGGATCGCGTGAAGCACTTCGACTGGTCTGGCTACACACAGCGAGCCGTGGCCGGATTCTGGCGAGGTCTCGCGATGCCCAGCGTTCCGCACGCCTCCACCAGCGAGACCTATCAGATCGACCCGACGATCACGGTGACCCATGACATTCGGACGCCCGACGGCATTGTCCTCGCGCGTGCTGGCCAGAAGGTCAACCCGCTCGACACCGCGCCGATCGCGGAGACGCTGCTGGTGTTCGATGCGTCCGACGCTGACGAGCGCGCTTTCGCCCGCCACCAGGTTCAACTCGCGGCAGGCAAGCCCATTGTTGCGATGAGCACGACTGTGCCGGCTACCGCCGGCGACGGCTGGGCCACCTGGCGCGCATGGCAGGCCGAAGTCGGCACCCACTTGTTCGCCTACCTTCCCGCGATGGCCAAGCGGCTGAACCTGACCGGTTCGCCGTCCATCGTTCGCCAAGAGGGTCGGTTGTTGACCGTGCAGCAGATCGCGCTGCCGAGAAAGGAGGCACCCTGA
- a CDS encoding carbon storage regulator, protein MLSLRRRQGESILIGSDIEVRVAAVRGGVVYVDILAPSHIAVDRKEVRLGLASVKRRAGKPEEKIRHG, encoded by the coding sequence ATGTTGTCCCTTCGCCGCCGGCAAGGTGAATCCATTCTGATCGGATCGGACATTGAAGTCCGCGTCGCGGCCGTGCGCGGTGGCGTGGTCTACGTCGACATCCTTGCCCCCTCTCATATCGCGGTGGATCGCAAGGAGGTTCGTCTCGGACTGGCATCGGTCAAGCGCCGTGCCGGCAAGCCCGAGGAGAAAATCCGCCATGGGTAG
- a CDS encoding TraU family protein translates to MGSRLLSLFAGLALFATAGSAGAAASSGGDGGGQGHSHGPGMAALVSEQCPNCLYPITIAGAPIGNSAGVPAGAYRAPLCWCKHVMGIPIPGIPYGGWVPERLIETVRAPYDSPIFGGTLGGGSAATSAMLRGGSADDSTTAIEQGFSNMHVFRYPVGEIYGQMLAAACLSNTSGGADLAYVSEIDPSWSKDSLSLFLTPEAAVFATKPAQLACMADAAASNVYQPNDAMFWCMGSWGSSYPQNGATGPTDVPRQAAFTAAHAIAMLQRRLLINKTMGPDAICNAYPEPMLIKSMFKLEQLWPVPELTGDHWIGQDPNLWGEFRYRPYVGEDFVQLGWQFVNCCVY, encoded by the coding sequence ATGGGTAGTCGACTGCTTTCGTTGTTCGCTGGCCTGGCGCTGTTCGCGACGGCCGGCTCAGCGGGCGCTGCAGCGTCCTCAGGCGGCGACGGTGGCGGCCAGGGCCACAGTCACGGTCCCGGCATGGCCGCGCTGGTGTCCGAGCAGTGTCCGAATTGCCTCTATCCGATCACCATCGCTGGTGCTCCGATAGGGAACTCCGCCGGTGTGCCGGCGGGGGCGTACCGTGCGCCGCTCTGCTGGTGCAAACACGTCATGGGCATCCCGATTCCCGGGATTCCCTACGGTGGCTGGGTGCCGGAGCGCCTGATCGAGACCGTGCGGGCGCCCTACGACTCGCCGATTTTCGGTGGGACGCTCGGCGGCGGCTCAGCCGCGACTAGCGCCATGCTCCGAGGCGGCAGCGCGGATGACTCGACGACGGCTATCGAGCAGGGTTTCTCGAACATGCATGTGTTCCGATACCCAGTGGGCGAGATTTACGGTCAGATGCTCGCGGCGGCCTGCCTGTCGAACACGTCTGGCGGCGCTGACCTGGCCTATGTATCCGAAATTGACCCCAGCTGGTCCAAGGATTCCCTGTCGCTGTTCCTGACGCCCGAAGCGGCGGTTTTTGCCACGAAGCCTGCCCAGCTCGCCTGCATGGCTGACGCTGCGGCGTCCAATGTCTATCAGCCGAACGATGCGATGTTCTGGTGCATGGGTTCGTGGGGTTCCTCCTACCCGCAGAACGGTGCCACGGGTCCCACCGATGTACCGCGCCAGGCCGCATTCACGGCCGCGCATGCGATCGCCATGCTCCAGCGCCGGCTGCTGATCAACAAGACGATGGGGCCGGACGCGATATGCAACGCCTATCCGGAACCCATGCTGATCAAGTCGATGTTCAAGCTCGAGCAGCTGTGGCCGGTACCGGAACTGACTGGCGACCACTGGATCGGCCAAGACCCGAATCTATGGGGGGAGTTCCGCTATCGACCCTATGTCGGGGAGGATTTTGTACAGCTAGGATGGCAATTTGTGAACTGTTGCGTTTACTAA